The window taaatatatatttatttatatataatatatatatatatagctgttacaatttaaataaatgttacgTTCTTGATCCTACAACTGAAGAATGAATTTAAATAAGAGGAAGCTAATTTTAAAGAGGTGGAATTGTCCATTCACCCAACACATCAAGTGCATGATGCCATGTTTGGCGGCGTACAGAGACAAAGCTGTTTTAAGATTGAGGTTTAGGGAGTTATAGAAAAGCAGCAGTAACAACAGAGTGGAAtagcttaaaaaacaaatagacTGAAAGTACtgtttctgaaaaataaaagtgagGTGGTGAATGAAATGTGGTAAAGGCCTAAGAGACCTGAAGTggcaaaaacatacaaaataactgaaaacaaggCCGTCGAGGAGTTTATGTCACAATTATCAATAATGTCAAAGAAATCTGAAAGACAGACCAAAActtaaacaaagacaacaataaCCATGtcgttgatgatgatgatgatgatggtggtggtggcgaTTACAGCCTAAGCTGCTCCATTTATTAACCCATGGTCCCAGACCGGGGGTATTCACCTGGTATATGTTTAACAATATAACCTGGGGTTGGGACTCCTGACCCTGGGTCTGTGGTTTAAATGGGTACCACCTAAAGctttgacaagaaaaaaatcaaattaaatcagtaagaaaaaAGTGTGGTGTTGCACTTTTGTCAGTTCATTTTGAATTGTTCTCCTTGGTTTCCTGTGTTCTTATGTCCCTTCATGCTTTCCATAGTGTCAAAAATGGTGAATGTGTCTACTGTTATTAGTGCCACATTAAACCAAACcgatacaaaaaacatttgctaCATTGTTTGCAACTTGCATGTCTGGCGGCAATGTCCCCGAGTGGGAGGTGCATGGCCAGGTGACGTACTGTATAGATGCCATTTGTCATGCCAGGCTCAAGGTTTTCCATGAAATGGTGGAAAAGGAAACAGAATGGAAACACCTTTATTATGAGTGACAAATGTTCACCTATTAATCTCTAAACTACTGTTTTTGGCTCTGCTGTGAGCGTGGCGAGCCGACCGCGGTGGAGTCGTCCGTGTTGTGCTTGGTGTTTGCTCAGCGGAAGAACTGCTCCAGCTCCTCTTCCATGTTCACCTCAGGCACCAGCtgctcctgctctctctcccctctgccGTGCACCGCAGGGCCCCCTAGTGCTCCGGAGGAGGCAAACCAGGGGTGCTCCAGAATCTCCCGAGAGGTGAGGCGCTCGGCGGGTTCCCGGCGGAGGATGGAGCGGATCAGGCACTTGGCCTTGGGTGTGAGCGTCTCCGGGATGTTGAAGTGGCCCCTGCGGATTTTGCTGAACAGAGAGCCGGGCTCAACATCATGGAAAGGATAGCGCCCCACAAGGATAGTGTAAAGCATGACGCCCAGACTCCAGACATCAGCTGCCTTCCCCGAATAGCTGCCATTGGCGTTGAGGATCTCGGGACTGACATAGGCTGGGCAGCCATGTTTGTCTGACAGGGAGTCATCATGACCGTCCAGGATATAAGTGTCCTCGAGGCTCTCCAGCTTCACGTGGCTTCTGGAGACACACAAGGGGAACAAAAAGCGCACTGAACATGCTGCCACTTCacaaaacaatggaaaaatagTCCATAATCTGTTATTGTGAATGCTATTATGTGATAATTATTATCATAGTTACGAGCTTTGGATGCCAactaacaaaaaatgaaatacaaaagaCACACTCAAGTGGGGTAATTTGCTCTGATGGGCATCTTAAGGGTTTTAGATCTATCGCTTTTGGATATCAGAGGAAATAGAGCACATAATGCTCAAGGCTTAAGTTTGACATTTCCTTTCACTTAGATAAAAGCCCAGCCAAAATGCACTGACTCTCAAATAGGCTTTCCAAAAGACTTCTACAattcaaaagaaacacaatTACGGGTGACCGAACCTCTTAAGTTGCACGCATTGAACTGTTTCTCAGAGAATCAAGGACCAGACAATGTGgatggttttttttgttctcttgcTCTTCCACCTCAAAATAACATCTATTTGCACTCTTCTGCAAACCCCACAATAGCAGCTATGAAAGCCTTGAGGGCTGATAATAATGGCTAATAGTTCAGAAGCTTTATCACTAAAGAATTTTGAGAGGCGAGAAGATTTTCCATGTGCATGGCGAGAAACACTTGTGGGGCTGTGGCAATGCACCAGACAAAGAGCCAGGGTGTGTGATGGAGCAACTAGGATAAAGGAAACCAAGAGGCACTGGCTAAGATATATTTAAGAACGCATTTTGTTCTTCTTACTATCCTCGACACGTGCATAGACCTTCAAATTGGCTCACACACTGATTCATTGTCAAAAGTAATTTTCTTGGAGGCCAACCTTCTTTACAATGCTCTAAATGGGAGCTAGCACAATCTGAGGAAGCCTGCTTGGATATCATTTTATATctggtcttgttttgtttccatttcATATGCATTCAATATGGCCTTTTGTCACACCCTTGGGTTCGAGCCAGATCGGAGTCTGTACACTGAGGACTGAAAAGATGTAAGAGGATTCTTGACAGGCCATATAGTAAATGTGACCTGATTCTGCCCTGCACTATCACTCTTAAAATGCACCTGACATTCATCTGACAAGGAGTGCAAGGCAGCTCAACTTCCCTTTTCCACAGTTCGTGCCAAAGAATGATATCACGCTTTTAGATAGAGGGCCCTGAGGTGCAGAGATCACAACGGGCTGTAAAGACGTTGGCCTAGGAAAGGGTAAATGTTTTCAGTCTGAATCAACATCCACTAAAATATCTTCattaatgttaatttaaaaaaaaaaaaaaaaaaatgttactctCAGGTTGCTGTAGCAACAGATGCCTGGATTTGATCAACGTAGTTTTCAGATGCTGCCACCAGGTGTCAGTAGACCAGTGTTGTGTCAGTGTGATTCTGAAGATTTCTCCTTCTGATCACTACTGAAGTGCAGCAGTGGCAAAAGCTTTCCTTCATTGATCATCTGTCATGCAAAAGCTAATCCTGGTAACTTTTCCTTTTCCGTAGGAATAACTGCACTGCAATGCTCCTTTCAAAATGTGATTCCATATGCCATTTATACTGTAAATAGGCACCATACCTACTACTAAACCTACAAAAACAGCTCGGAGAAACACAAAGGGCTTATGTTTCCTGTACTCTGCATAACATCTGGGAGAGGCATGCCTGTCTTGTTTCGTCTCAGTTGACACTCTGCACTGTGTAAGCTGAGACATAACACATAATACTGACACGGTTACATTATACAGATACATCACATACAACACGTTAagacaaaactgaagaaaaatgcAGTGATAGTCGATGCACAAACTATGGTTTCTGTAGAACTCACCTGTCCTCATTCTTGAAGACAAACTTCCTCAGTTTGAGATCACGGAGGACCAGTCCGTTGTCGTGGCAATGTGCCACAGCCGAGGCTATCTGATAGAAGAGTCTGGCAGCTTCGTCCTCCCGCAACTTCTTGCAGGTTCGGACGAAAGAGTGCATGTCGCCATAGCTTCTCTCAAAGAACACATAGGCTCGAGTCTCCCCGAGCAAGATCTCCAGGATTTGGTTAATATGCTGGTGCTGGCCCAGGGCAAAGTAGGCCGCCAGTGACTCCTGGTATCGGCCAATGTCAAAAACCTGCAATCATAGATCAggaaaacattttgatttagtCTACCTTTTAACCAAGTACTTGTTGTTTTAATATAGAGTGACAATTGTCTCATTAGGTGGCTGTTTTTGTGTCAGGgtgtttgtgtcatgtttcCCCTATCCCAATTTGGAGACAAACAGTTAAATCCAACTCAAAGAGCTTCAAATGGTCCTTTAATTCAGCAACATATGAGCCATGTACCACATGCTTGTGACACTaaacttgtgttttctcttttggcaGAGGGAGTAAGGTTGCACGGAGGCAAGGTGAAAGCATCATGTTAGTGAATAGTATTGTACTGCAGCCAGGCTTTGCAGTGTCTCTCTTTTGTTTCCATAGTAACCCCCAATGTACTTTTCTGCACAACCGGTTCAGGTGAGAGGGCTCCTCTGCTTGCAGGCAATACAAATACACCCCACAGCTCTCAAGATCTTAAGTTGTGACCTAGGCTTCCAGCTGGGAAGGAATGATCACTCCTGCAAGTGGCGATTGATTGGTGCTGGACTGAGACCGGCCCAAAGCAGATGAGGTCAAAAGGCAGTTCGCTCACAGGCTGTGCCAAAGGCCATTCATTTGTTATTGCCATGACGAAACATTATCTCGAGTCAAAAGGTGCGGGTTATTGGATATGTCTTGCCTTATGAGTCCAACGGTGCATGTAACTATGTCTCAATTTATCAAGCCGCTTAAGCATGCTAAGGTGGAATGTACCACTGTCCTTTATAATCAGTAATATACCAAAGTCAATATGGGCTATAAATGTGGTGAGGCAAGGATATGAGGTTGTCCTCCACCTTGAAAGGGGAATGTGGTTTATTTCTTATGGTTGGAGAGGTGAATGCCGGAGCCAATGTCACAGCAGCTGGCTGAACTTGTAAAGCTCCCTAGCTGCTGTGTTTCCTCAAAAGCTAACAATCCCACTGTGTGCACCACTAATATGTGCGTGCACTGCACTATGCTTATGCACCGAATATAAAACAATGGCATGATTACAGCATTGCACTATGGAAGAAGGAAGCCAGGGGTATGCGAGACTAGCTCGGAGAGGAGTGTGTGCGTGGTTACTCACTCCTTTGTCAACGTTACATCATGCAATCCTAACCACGCAGCTCGCCCCATTCACTTTTTCCATCGGGCTGCTCTGCCAGTTCTCTATTTACAATTCAAGCAATTATTAAACAGCTCAGGGGTGTGGACTTGCTGCAGTAGCCATCATAGATAATAAACAATTAAATATTGCTCTGTATTGTGTGTTCCTTACATTTGGGACAATTTGTACGTTTGAAAAATGCCATAATTACTAGGCATATGGTAACAAATGCAAAAAGGTGAGAAACCTGTGAGAACGAAAATGTTAATTTCACATTGCTAACCACTGGttgaagcaaagaaaagaaaaaaggtggaGAAACTATTCTGGGATCCTAAGGTGGGCTCCGTCTACCATGTTGCCTACTAACCTTACATACGAGCTCTTCCCCACTGTGCAGGTGGGCGGCTCTGAAAACGTGGTCTCCCTCCAGTGGCTCCAACAAAAGGTAGTCCCCGATGCGGGAGATACAGTGCGAGGAGTCCGGGGTCTCCGGCGGGCTGGGGGACCCGAGGTTGGGACTGAAACTCTGGTGCGACTCTGTAGTCCTTAAACAAGACAATTCTTCGAAATCGTGCGATTTGTGCCGCGATCTCCCATAACGTGAAATGTTAATTGGATTTGACCTCTGTATGTTCATGAGGAATAAGTGCGATAACTCCACCAAATCGGGGGCCTTGCTCCTCGTTCTTCACGTCCTCGTTTAGGCACCACTTTGTCGTAAACTCAATGCAATATCACAAATCGTCCGATGCTTTAGTAAATctcaaagagaaaaacaaccaaGCTGAGGAATTGATTCAACTGCACCTTGCTGTTGCACAATGTGGCAGACTATCAACAGGCAAAGCTGGCTCGGCGGTTTTCATACAACAAATAGGggtctttaattttttttttcagagttCATTTGCTCCCTTTGTTTTCCATTCAAAAGATAAGGGAAGGCGAAAAATGACTAAATTACTGCCCCGAGTCGACTACAAACCCTTCGCACAGACCTGCTGCAATTCACTAACGTTAGCAGCGCGAGCAGGCACGACAAGACTGTAACAAAGACGACCAAAAGTCAGCTTTTCCAATGAATGAACGGTGCTAACGTTGAGTTAAACCGCAGCTCGTTCGCTAGCTTGCCGGTTAACAGTATGGCACGTTTCATAAAACGGAAACAAATTTGTTAAATACAGTTCGCAGGCACAGAAAAATGCACGAGCAACAAATATATAAAGCAAGTTCTGCAAGCTAGCTAAATATAGCCGAAATTAGGATGGCTAGCAGGTGCAGAGCTAACTAGTTAGCTTCCTTTGCTAACGAGTATCAGGTCAGTGCACGGCCTTGTTCCCCAGGATCATATCCGTGCACGGCGATTGTCATGTACCACAGAAGGAGAAAAACTCCATccgggagagagaaaaaaaaggctgtAACGTTAGCTCTTTGTGTGCGGGAGTCGAcgtcctctctctttctcttggtCTAGTCCAGTGGAAGAAAAGTGTCGTCTGTTTTGTATGTCTGCTGCTGTAAGCTGCTGTAAGGAAGGAAGGGACGGCCGGCCGAATTTCCCAGGCCTATCCCTTGTTTCAGCAGGACATCCTCTCTCCCGTGGTGCCGCTGTGCTTCTTACGTGGCTGGGAATCTAGTCCATTCAGTGCGGAGGGGAGGTCAGCCGTGCTGCACACACTTCGCACACTGCGCCTGTACAGAGCGAGAAGGCTGCCTGCCTCACAGAGGGGGATTCTGCTCATGCACGCGtgcacactcacatacacatgcatgacCGCACCGACCCGCCCCCCTGACGTCAGTCCCACATCGGAACCCTATTGGCTTCCAATCTGAGTTATAATATGCATTGCAGTCATGTGAGAGCCATGTAGTGTGGTGCGGCTACACCCCCGGCAATCTAAATGCATCGCACGCTGGTAAATTGgatggggaggggggaggaggggggaggtggaggcagtGAGAGTATAGCTACTGTACGTGCTGTGTTACAAATGTGTTTCCTCCTGAAATGTCATTCAAGGGAAAGCAAGGGGTGGGGGGATCCCTCTCCCACAATAGCACACAGATATGCACCATCCAGCCCAGTTTTTGCAGTACTGATATGCATTTGCATTCACAACGTTATGGTGTCATCTATAAGTGGCAAACACAGTCagactttatttgtttaaacatgacaatgcaGCAAATAATGTTATAAAGCATGCTACTGATGTGACTCATGAGATCTGTTGCAATGCAAGTTTCCTCATCTGCCAGGATATGTAAGCGAAAGGACAACAAACACGACAACAAAAGACATGCTTTATGATAGGATACAATTAATGAATTCAAACTACAAAATGCAACATACTGTAGGAGCATGAAACACATGATGACAGTGTGACGGATGATAATCTTTGtccttgagaaaaaaaatgctcatgtgcatgtttgaaatgtaaaagtgaGGCATATGCCTATTAGTTTTGCTAGGATATGGGATTGTAGGTTATTCCAAAAACTGACCTTGACCGCAGATTGGATCAAAAGCTGGCGGGACCATGTGCTTTTCAGACGTCTCTTGTAACAAACAAATTCCTGTCTTGCAGAACTGTGCCCCCCTAAAACACTACAAAGTGAAGGATGGAAGAGGTTCATTATTCATTGTTCTTCCTAGATTACCAGGGGGTGTGACAGCAGAATTGTGCAATTCCACATGGGAATCCGGGGCGGTGAAAGGAATGCTTGTAGCTGGACGTAAAACACTAGCAGAAGTGTTCGATTTAACCTTTATTTCCCTGCTTGCAGGCAGTAGCActgcacacacatatgcaaacaAACATGCACTATTCTAAATTTGTGTTTCTCGCCGCCTGCCTGAACAAACCCCCGCATCATGGAAATGCATTTTTCACACAGAGGCCTCTCATCTCAGAAACGGTGGTTCACAGTTTACGAATGTGGCTGCACCCACAAGCTTTTATATTCCAAGctaatgtgtatgtatgtttctgTGATATAATCTCTGTGAGCCACCCACTTTATTCTTTGTAAAAAACACTGGAACATTCTTCACCATGCAACAGCTTTGCATTTGTCTCCCCCATTCAGTTGAGAACAATATCAACATATTGTACAGTAATATACATGTATGTTACCATAGTGCATTTCTGCTTTGTGACACTACAGCTCTGCATTTGCCCATCATTTTAACCCCAGAGAGGGATTCTGTTAAGCCTAAACCACAGCTGTGCATGAATCAGAATAATAATCCCCAAAGATTCATTTTGTCCCCATTCCCTGATACACTATGTGACTCATTGGCAGTGGAGAGCAGCACTCGAGAAAATCCATTGAGGCTCATCAGCTCTCCAGACACGCCAACACACCGAGGAGTAATAGCAGGCTGCCCCAGCACTGCCTTCCAGCGAGAGcttctgactgtgtgtgtgtataccacTGAAGCAAGATGTGTCCTGGAAGACCACCGAGGTCTATAAGGACGGGTGAGCATCTCTGAATCCCCGGAGCGTTATTACTCACCAACTTTCTTTGTTGCCCTGCAGCAAAATGATCTAAGGTCAGTTTCCGCTGTAATGTTGAAGTTACAGGAAGGCCTACGGTGTTTAATCCACCAGAGGAATGTGTTCCCCACAGTGGTTGCAATCAAATGAAATTTCTTAGAATGCATTATGAAACCCACTCAAATGAGAGCTATTTTCCTTGCATTGTACATTCAGAAAATAGCCAATTTCACACTGTCACTTAGCAACGCAGCTAGCCAGCTCATGTTGACACCAGCGAGGATCAGTGCTgtcacatccacacacacacacccggcGGGTAACTTCCACTGAGAAATTCGATCATTCGCAAGAAGATAGATGCAGAGGCACAAGAGGAATGAGATCATTCAGTGAGAGTGAGAGGAGATGATGTGAGAGCTAGACAGGAGGACGGAGGATGGAAAAGCATGCAGCAGGAGAACGTGACAAGGGGCGAGAGTGAAAGAAGTAGAAGGAGGAAAGAGGGATGCAAGTGACAGGAGGTGCTGTTCCTCCACAACGTGGTCATTAGAAAACAGGGGAAATACTTTGTGTCAGCCAGTGAATGGCAGCTGGAGAGGGAGTAAAGGGCATCAAGTCAAACCAAGTAAGGCAAAGATGCATCACAAGACAAACATGACAGTCATAATGAAAGCGCTGACATCAAGTGAATATCAGCGGTATTCTGAGTTTTGTTTTGACTGCACAGCCTGCTCCCATGGATTCTTTaggtttatttttacatttactgttgaGAATTATACAAATTCCCATGATACTCATTCTTTTTAGGGCAACAGCTGCAATACCCCTTCATTTGaagtgagtaaaaaaaacaagttacttTGGGGATGTGCCACCTTCTGCCCTCCACGGCGCTTTGGGACCTTGTTTTTAACCaagagtgtgtgagtgatagAGCTGCGGATTCGAGTGCAGAGAGGAAGCGAGGGAACAGAGGAAGGAGAAGAGGGAGCGGGGTGGATAATGTTTCACTGATGCTCTGACAATGTTCACATTTCTTGCCATTCTTGCCGTGGTACAGCAGCTCCACACGCAACAATTGCAATCATAAAAAGTTGCGCAATTACTCATTCAGCTCATTAAAATTACATGTTACGCAAAAGGAAGGCTGTCATTGGTAATTGTGAAATTGCACAGTGTTATTTTCTATATCCCAAGAGGTTCAAAAGTGCTCATTTACATTACGATGGATGCATTCACCATTGGAGTGTCCTCATCTCTTCACGAGACAATGAGAGAACCTAAAACTCTGTTGTGCACTACATGGCACATAGAGGATCTGTCCAACTGAGAAAATGTCAATAATGTATCCTCAAAGAAAGCTGAATGTCAAGGGAAGCCAATATAATATTAAAACACagaagtacacacacatgcaaagaaTAAACGCGTTCCATGCTGTACAATTTGGCTTTGACCCATTCACAGTACTTAATAACTTTACTGTTACGCATTTTATCTACTTAAGCAAGTACAGGAAATGCATGAGTGGAAATTAATGAACACATTGCTTGAAAAGTTGTCCAGTCAGCATCAGGAGTAAACCCAAGGGGCCAAATCAGCAGATCAAATAAACACTGGCACTTCCGTTGACCTTAAACCAACCTCCTGGCTTCGGACCAACAGTTCATGGGTTGCTACATTagacaaaatcaaaatcaaaatgtccTGTGCTGATGAATGCCGGATGCAGCGCCCGAAGAGTTTTTCATCGGTGAGCCATTTTTCCGCTCTCCTCTCCGAGGCAGCAGGAAGTGTGAGCCGCTGTGAGTGGCAGGTCACGCAGACGAGACCTCCTCTGCTCGGGGAGGACGGATCTTGGCTCGAGGGGCCGAAAGGATTGGCGTCACTGGCTTGGATCTCTCCTTCATGAAGTCAGACAGCTGATTGAGGACTTGTGGCAGCTCTGTCACTGGACAGGGTGACTCACTCACTCATAAGTGGAGAGGTTAATAATAGTCATACATTAGAGTCTCAGAAGTGAAATCACACAGCTTTAGCAGCTTAAGCCTTGCAAATGGCTCTGCTACAAAGcagaaatgcattttatttctctgtctatctctcaTTTGTATTGCAGTTTACAGGTTTAGATGACAACGATGTGTATGGGAATGTCTTCAGCTGACTTGTTGACTGTTTGAAAGACATTACGACATTGCTGCAATATGCAGTACGTTTATCCTAAAGTGACAGACGCATTAAGCCATCAAGTACGATGTGTCAAAAGTCCccgaaaaaaaagaaaaaaagaatcccaAATCCCAAATCCACCATCTCTGGTGTCttgatttgtgtttttcctctctgctctgtctgACAGCCGATATTGTCTTCCATGTGTAGAAAATATTTCCTGGCACCACGGCACCTGCATAGAACTGCCAAAGGCGTCACAGGAAAAAGCCGACAGATTTATTAAAATTCCTGAAcacttgacattttggaaacacAAAGCAAAGACATCAACATTAGACTGCATTTGCTACTGATGACTAAGTCCCAACTCTCCAAGATTCGCAGGGGGAGTCATACCCCAGGAGCCCAGCAGTGCATTCAGTACTGTATACAATATTGCAAAACGTTTGTTGTAATGTCTCGTAAAGACACAAAAGTCTTATGATTGAAAAGTAGCTTATCGGATTATCTGAATGATCCTTTTCACTGATGTTCACATTGTGCTCCTGACATAGGTTTGGTACATTATTCAACCATGTAACACATCTGGAGAGACTACAAATGAACAcatggtggctcagtggttatcACCGTATTTCCTCAGAGGGTGGTGGTTGTGTCAAGTTTGATTCTTCTCTGTGTTCTTATGTGCGTTTCCTGACACAGTCTAAAGACCAGCAGCTCAGGTGGATTGCAGAGTTTACAAAGGTAAGTATTGCAACAGGCTAAAACACAAGGAAAGAATCACACAGTAAGAACAGATGTGCAGGCAGAGCCAAAAAGCCCAGAGGCTTATCATGAGGCTCCTCTTGAGCAAGGCTGGATTACCAACAGGGCAAAGCTGGAACCTGAATGCTTGAGGTTCATGTGTGGCAAGTGGTTTGTGATCATTCTTGAATTTGTTTGGCATTACTGCATGCACCACTAAAGCACAATATGAACTGAAACGTTACATTGAGGCTCCATCTTGTAGAGGAACTTGAGTTAAAAATCTAGATTTGAGGCCTTTTTCATTCCAGTTTGTATTTTGCCTACATGATGTATAGCCCTAAATAAATTAGTGCTCACACAAATTACCAAACGAATACATGCACAATGCACTGAATGGTAGAAACCTAGGGTCATTACTGTAGGTCCCATGGCAGGTTCATCTGACGCCTTCAGTGGTtgaatttaaaaagcaaaataacTATAGACAATAATCATCCACTCACTTCTGTAAACCCAATAATCCAATACCCATGTACAGCACATTCAAAAACAGCACTAGCAGCTGGCAATGAGGATTTTCTTAACACATTCTCTAAAATGCTGTGGTGGAAAGTGAGCAAAATTAGTGGGAATTAAACTCCAGACACAGGAACTAAGAAATTATGAGTTGGGCATTCAAAGTTCTTGAAAATGCAAAGTAGAGTTGATGGTTGTTCCTGGTTTTGCCGTTGTGAAAGTATGATGAAAGAGTGAACAACACGAAATGTGTTGATTTGGACACTGAAAATAGAAGAGAATGTGTTGTCCATGTGTCACAGACAAGATAGAATTCTGAGGAATCTCTTCtgatct of the Etheostoma spectabile isolate EspeVRDwgs_2016 chromosome 18, UIUC_Espe_1.0, whole genome shotgun sequence genome contains:
- the trib2 gene encoding tribbles homolog 2 — encoded protein: MNIQRSNPINISRYGRSRHKSHDFEELSCLRTTESHQSFSPNLGSPSPPETPDSSHCISRIGDYLLLEPLEGDHVFRAAHLHSGEELVCKVFDIGRYQESLAAYFALGQHQHINQILEILLGETRAYVFFERSYGDMHSFVRTCKKLREDEAARLFYQIASAVAHCHDNGLVLRDLKLRKFVFKNEDRSHVKLESLEDTYILDGHDDSLSDKHGCPAYVSPEILNANGSYSGKAADVWSLGVMLYTILVGRYPFHDVEPGSLFSKIRRGHFNIPETLTPKAKCLIRSILRREPAERLTSREILEHPWFASSGALGGPAVHGRGEREQEQLVPEVNMEEELEQFFR